One window of Candidatus Methylomirabilota bacterium genomic DNA carries:
- a CDS encoding ribbon-helix-helix protein, CopG family has product MKTKTRKEVKTVRFGIYLPDEVYKRLRYLAIDENKTATALVRDLIEEYLAKKGKRKGVK; this is encoded by the coding sequence ATGAAGACTAAAACGCGAAAGGAGGTGAAGACGGTGCGGTTTGGCATCTATCTCCCGGATGAAGTGTATAAGCGGCTGCGCTACCTGGCGATTGACGAAAATAAGACGGCCACGGCCCTCGTCCGGGACCTGATCGAAGAGTACCTAGCGAAGAAGGGCAAACGAAAGGGGGTGAAGTAG
- a CDS encoding site-specific integrase, which yields MIYRRGQVWWIKFYDNGRPRYESSGSRKETDAKRLLSLRLGQVVEGKCPAPEVQRITFEDLARDLETEYRANGRRSLGHLVVRIAHLRRFFCSMRATSITTSEVQKYIVKRQSEGASNATINRDLAALTRMFSLALQAEKMRHKPRVPHLVENNVRQGFFEYEDFEKVRDALQEHLRPLVTFAYHTGWRKSEIINLRWDQVDLHTATVRLEPGTTKNKQARMIFLGRGASGRDPAATGGQRPALSRLPLGVLLRGEADQVLSPVLEHGLP from the coding sequence ATGATCTACAGACGTGGGCAGGTGTGGTGGATCAAGTTCTATGACAACGGCCGACCGCGCTACGAGAGTAGCGGATCCAGGAAGGAGACCGACGCCAAGCGGCTGCTGAGCCTGCGGTTGGGACAGGTGGTCGAGGGAAAGTGTCCGGCACCCGAGGTACAGCGGATTACCTTTGAGGACCTGGCCCGGGACCTGGAGACCGAGTATCGCGCCAACGGGCGGAGATCCTTGGGGCATCTGGTCGTGAGGATTGCCCATCTCCGCCGGTTCTTTTGTTCCATGCGGGCTACCAGCATAACCACGTCCGAGGTTCAGAAATACATCGTCAAGCGTCAGAGTGAAGGAGCGAGCAACGCCACGATCAACCGGGACCTGGCCGCCTTGACAAGGATGTTCAGCCTGGCACTCCAGGCGGAGAAGATGCGCCACAAGCCCCGCGTTCCCCACCTGGTGGAGAACAATGTCCGGCAAGGGTTCTTTGAGTACGAGGACTTTGAGAAGGTCCGGGACGCCCTCCAGGAGCATCTCAGACCGCTCGTCACCTTCGCCTATCACACCGGCTGGCGAAAGTCGGAGATCATCAACCTGAGGTGGGACCAGGTGGACCTGCATACAGCCACCGTGCGCCTGGAGCCGGGCACCACGAAGAACAAGCAGGCCCGCATGATCTTCCTTGGCCGGGGAGCTTCTGGACGTGATCCAGCGGCAACGGGAGGTCAGAGACCGGCTCTATCCAGACTGCCCTTGGGTGTTCTTCTCCGAGGGGAAGCAGATCAAGTCCTTTCGCCGGTCCTGGAACACGGCTTGCCGTAA